The nucleotide window GCGGCACACTTCGCCATTCAGGATGATCCGAAAGCGCTGTTGCTGGTACTGCCGTCCGATCACGTCATTCAAAACTTAGGCGTATTTCACAATGCAGTCGAAACTGGCATTGCTCTGGCGCGCGATGGACGACTCGTCACGTTCGGCGTGGTGCCGAATGCGCCGCATACCGGGTTCGGATACATCCGCAAGGGTGAGTCATTGGCAGACAAGGAGCACGAGGCGTACAACGTTAGCGCTTTCGTCGAGAAGCCTGACATCGCACTCGCCGCCGAGCTGCTGGCCAGTGGCGATTACTTGTGGAACAGCGGGATTTTCCTGTTTGGCGCAGCCGCCTACCTGGACGAACTGAAACGATACGAACCAGACGTTGCCCGTCTCGCGGATCAAGCATACCAGGACGCACGTCCTGATCTGCAATTTCTCAGGCTCGGCAAAGATGCATTCACCGAATGCCCAAGCATCTCGGTGGACTACGCGGTTCTCGAGCGTACGGATCGCGCGGCCGTTATCTCTGTGGACGATCTCGGCTGGAGCGATATCGGATCATGGTCTGCACTGCATGAAATTGCGCCGCAAGACGAGCAGCGTAATGCGCTCATAGGCGATGTGCTGCAGGATTCCGTGTCGAATTCCTATATCCGCGCTGAGCACCGCATGGTCGCGGCTATTGGCGTCAGCGATCTGGTGATCGTCGAAACGGCAGACGCTGTGCTCGTCGCACATCGCGACTGCGCCAAGAACGTAAAGACTATTGTCGACACTCTCAATGCATCGGGACGGCGCGAGTCCGTTACGCATCGGCGCGTGACGCGCCCGTGGGGGTCCTATGAATCCATCGACCAGGGCGAGCGCTTCCAGGTCAAACGGATAGTTGTCAATCCCGGTGCCCAATTGAGTCTTCAACTGCACCACCATCGGGCCGAGCATTGGATCGTAGTCAGGGGCACGGCGCTAGTTACGAACGGCGACCGTGAGGACTTACTGACGGAAAACCAGTCCACATATATTCCCGTTGGCGTTTCGCACCGATTGTTCAATCCGGGAAAGATCCCACTTGAACTGATCGAAGTTCAGTCCGGAGCGTATCTGGGCGAGGACGACATCGTTCGGCTTGAGGACCGCTATGGCAGAACCGGCACCGCATAGCGCTTAAGTGCTGTTCGCGCACGCTTCGACAGAGGCGGCCCCGCGCGTTTCACCCCATCGATCTCGCGTATATCAGGCCGGAACAAGGCTGATTCAACAAGATTCTCACGTACTTAGTTATCCAAAGTCTCCGATTGAATTGTCACTCGGAGCGCTTCGTCACGTCGTATCGACCTAAGGCATGTTAAATGACCACGAAATGCACGATGTTTGGGATAGAGATAGACGCCATTTCCATGGACACGGCTGCGGAGACGTTGGCGCGGTGGCTTGAATCGCCGCGCGCAAGATGCCGTTACGTGGTCACGCCGAATGTGGACCATGTCGTCAAACTCCGAAACTCTCCGGCATTCCAGGTCGCGTATGCAGGCGCGTCGATGGTGCTCGCAGACGGTAAGCCGCTGGTACTCGCATCGCGAATGATGGGTCGCGCATTGAAGGAAACCGTGCCCGGCAGCGATCTCGTACCGAGTCTCTTTCATCACGCGCGGTCAATGAATCAGCCCATGCGCGTGTTTCTGCTCGGTGCCGGCTCCGGCGTTGCGGAGCGCGCCGCGCGGATCATTGCACAGCGCTGGTTGAACGTTCTGGTAGTTGGTACGTACTGCCCTCCTTTCGGATTCGAAACATTGCCGTCCGAGTGCAATCGCATTCTCGACGAAATCGCCGCAGCCGACCCTGATCTGTTGATCGTTGGACTCGGCGCGCCCAAACAGGAACTATGGGTGCATGAATACAGGGCACGCATCAGCGCAAAGGTGGCGATCTGCGCCGGTGCGACGATCGACTTCATTGCAGGCGAGAAAGTGCGCGCACCGGTTTGGATGCGCAGGACCGGTCTCGAATGGCTGCATCGGATCGTCTCCGAGCCCCGGCGTCTGTTGCGCCGCTATGCACACGACGCTTTGGTATTCCCTACTGTTCTGCTCAGGGAACTCGTCAATAACGCAGTTGCACGCAATAAATGAATGACCAACGGGAGTCATACCGTGACTAACCGACGACAGGCAATCAAGGGTGCCCTCGCAGGCACAATTCTCAGCGCGGCGGCGGCCGTCAATGGGCAAACGAAACCGGACGCGTCATCTGTAGATACGGGGATGTCGAAAGACACGCCGTCGGGAACAAGCAACGCTCAATCGGTCGCATTCAAGGCAGCGGCGCCGACGAGTATCGTCCGCACGGTGGCCGAAGAGTTGAACGATTCTGATATCAATCCCAAGCGATTTGGTGCAAAGGGTGATGGCCGCACGGATGACAGCGTCGCGATCCAGTCTGCGATCGACCTGCTCGAGGCACGTGGCGGCGGTGTGGTTCGCTTTCCTGCTGGGCGTTATCGCTGCAATGTCATCCTGAAGAACGGCGTGTCGCTGGTATCGAGTAGCACGATGTTCGGTTATCTTCCGGGCCATATTTCCGGCGTAACCCTGGTACAGGCGGACCACGGCTTCGTGGTCGATACGCCATCGACACTCGTGCGCGGAATCGGCATCAGCGGCATTAACTTTGAAGGACGTGGCGCAAATTTCTCTGGTGGCGGAGTGCGCTTTCAACTGGTCAAATGGGCGGCTATACGACGTTGCACCTCCAACAATTTTGCCGACCAGGGCTTTCAGCACCTCGCAGGGTTTGGCGTCGTCTTTGAAGATATTCTGACGACAAACGTTTTGCTCAATCGCCAACGCGACCGGGTTTCCGGATGCATCGAAGCATTCGGCACCGACGATTTCCTCAACCGTATCGAAGCCAACCCTTCTCTGATCGCGGGCCGAGGCTTGGTGACGCCGGACCTTCTTCTGTGCGGGATTGTCGTTGGCGGGGCAAACAATTTCCTGTCGAACTGCATTGGCGAGGATGCCGAACGCGGCATCTACATCGCACCGTTGCGAGGATCACAACACCGCATTTCGCAGTGCCGGGCCGACTCCAATATCGGCCACGGGTTCTATGTCGATGGCAGCGCAATATGGAGCACGTGCTTCGGCTATAACAATAGTTCCGCCGAGGTCGGCACCTACAGCGGTTTCTATATGTCGCCAAAGTCGCGCTCGAACGTACTGACCTCATGTCGCTCCGAGGGTCGAAAAGAGCGTCTTCAGAAGTACGGTTTCGAGGATTACGTCAGTGAATCCGATCCTGATGCGCGCAATCAATATTTCGCATGCGCGGGAAGCTTCAATCAGGCTGGATTGTTCCTGGTCCAGAACCATGAAGGGTCGAGCGTGTCAGGTGCGCCGCTCACCACCAAGCCTCCGGGTGGGACGCGGATTGTCAACGTCACCGGCTCAGGTCTCGTTGTGCTTGATAACTATATGACACCCACAGAAATCTCGTATTTCTCCGGCGCCGCCGACGGTCAAACGATTCGCGTACTGGGGAATGCAAATGTGACGATCGTTCACGGATCGGGCATCGTGACGCGTTCATCCAAGGACGTTGTGCTGACAGCGGACACGATCTACGCATTCACCAGATACGTCGACAAGTGGTACATGAATTGAGCGGAAACAACAGGGGTCCGCGCGATGCGCCGCGCCTGTTGGTTGTTATTCGCCGTCCGATTTAAATCCGCAATTGAAGGAATATCGCAGACGTAATCGGCCGCTGAGCAAATGTGAGTCCTTTGGCACCCTTGGTCCGATCGATGACACGCGCGATGCCTGGTAAGCGGATGAATTGAATGAAGATGGGCTTTGCACGTATTGTCTCGTCTCGAACCAGCCTCGCAAGGCGCTATTTCAGAATCGACTGCAGATCGGCGACGCTTATGTCGGGCAATTGCTTGGCGAGCATATCCCAGAAGATCAACTCGTGCATTGCGCTCGCATCTTCGGCCGTAGTCCACTCACGCGCGCCGACTATGGCATCGGCAGTCTCGCAAGCGGCGTTAATGATTGTCTGAATTTCTTCTATACGCATGAACGCGTTATCGGCCACGTTCAGGACTTATTTAGCCCTGCGCGCTGAGAATATGGCAAACCGCCGCAAAATTCTGCTTGGATCCGGTCTAGGCGGGCGAACTGGCAGTAGCAACTCCATGATAGCGGGAGTTTCTACCGGAAATTACCCAGGAAAGCCCTACCTTGAAAAAGATCGAATCGAGTGACATCTCGTAAGGTTGAGCGGGGCAATGATCAGCGTTTTGCTGGTTATTTTTATAACGCACCCTCGCTTAAACCATATCTATGAAGACGCTATACATTCCGTCTCATTTCTCGTGGAATTTTATCGCAATCAGCATAAATCCGTTCCAATCGGATTGCGGATGCACCCGATGGCGGATTTTCTCCGCTACTTCGGAATTTTTGACAGTCAGGTCGTGAACAGCCAATGTGTTGGCCAAATCAGACATGTAATAATTACGCTAGAATCAGTTCTATAGCATGCAAAGATAAAAAATACAGAGAGTCTGGGGAAGGGGCTTTGAAGGCCAAAACATTCCGGGGAAAATCAAATGGAGCTGGTACATACTCTGCCGCGCTGCTCGCGGCAAAGTGCCGTGCGGACGCCGACGCGTCAGATGACTCGCGTCGACATAGCGTTGTTCAATGGATTTGCGTTGCCCAAAGTGGCAGCAATTATCGAGATCTTCCAGAAAGCGAACGCATTCGGCGCATCACAGCAATTGCGTCGCGCGCGCTATGACGTCTCATTACTGTCAGCTGCGGGCGGCCGTATAGCAAGCTCGTCGTCAGTATTCGTCTGGACTGAAAGTGTCGACTCGCGCCATGTCACGAATGACAGACATCTGCTGTTTATCGCAGGTGGCGCGGGCGTACCACATGCGTGCCGCGATGAACGCCTTAGCAATTGGCTGCGCCGCAGGCATCCATTTAGCGAGATCGTTCATCCGATCGCCGAGGGCAGGCTGCTACTGGAAGCAGCAAAGCTTCCCAGCCGCTACTGTCCCCTCCTATATGGCGACAATGAAACGAGCGACTACTATCAAGCACGAGCGCTGAGCGAAGCTCCGACTGAGGTTGCCACAGCACTGCGTATCGTGGAAGAGGATATGGGCTTGGAAGTGGCGCGCCACGTTGCCGAATCGGTTGCTCCTCAGCAGGATATGCCTTGGGACATGTCCATTTCCCGCAGCGGGGCGCCCAAGGTCAGTGAAAAGATTATGGAATCGGCACGCTGGTTGGAGGCAAACGTCGACCGGCCTGTTTCTATCGACGCGGCCGCAAAGGTGGCCGCGATGAGCGAGCGCAACTTCCTGCGCCGCTTCAAGAGTGAGATCGGGATGACACCCTCCGACTATCTGCTCCGCGCTCGTCTTAACATGAGCTGCCGGATGCTCGTCGAGTCGCGCTTACCTGTCGATAAGATTGCACGGCGTTGCGGAATTGGCAGTGGCGGTCAGTTGGCCAAGTTGTTCAGGAAGTATCTTGCGACGACACCCACCGATTACCGCATGGGCAGGGAGACGTCTCCGACAGAGCAATCCTGAGCGAACGTCCCGGCTAAGCCCTACCGATGGAAAACGCCGCAATTCCGTTCGCCGCCCGTTCTTCCTGAAATTTCCGCGAAGAGATTATTTTGGCGGGTTTCGCCAATGATATCTGTACATAGCATCGTCATACACTGATTGGGTCGTAACGGGGCTATGAGCGGCGCCGCCAAGCCTTCATGTATTCGCTTTAGCCAATAGCGGTGCCTCTTCCGCCATCCCGCATCAATAGCCGGTTTTCGCCCCTATGGTTGCGCTCGACCACCCCGAGTTGATCTGCCAGGCAATGCGCAAACGCTGTCTGGTCAGACTCGCTTTGGGTCCATCTCTTTTAGAAAGCAGGCTACGCTTTAGCGTCTGTATCGCGAACACCCGGACAACTCATGCTCAAAGTTACCAAGGCCATATTTCCGGTGGCGGGTCTCGGCACCCGGTTCCTCCCTGCCACGAAGGCTAGCCCGAAAGAGATGCTCCCGATTGTCGACAAGCCACTGATCCAGTACGCGGTCGAAGAGGCAATGGCAGCCGGCATCACCGAAATGATCTTCGTCACGGGCCGCAGCAAGCGCGCGATCGAGGATCACTTCGATAAGTCATATGAAATCGAGGCGGAACTCGAGGCACGCGGCAAGGACAAGCTGCTGGAGCTCGTGCGCAGCATCAAGCCGAGCCATGTTGACTGTTTCTACGTGCGTCAGCCGGAAGCATTGGGCTTGGGCCACGCGGTGATGTGCGCCGAAAAGCTGGTGGGCGACAACCCGTTCGCCGTCATTCTCGCGGATGACTTGCTGTACGGCACGCCGCCCGTCATGACGCAGATGATCGAGGTGTTCGACCACTATCACAGCTCGGTGATCGGCGTCGAAGAGATCCCGGCGCAGGAAACCAGGTCGTACGGGATTGTCGACGGCAAGAGGTGGGGAGACTCGATCATCAAGATGTCGGGTATCGTCGAAAAGCCGGAGCCAAGCGTGGCGCCGTCGAATCTCGGCGTGGTGGGCCGCTATGTGCTGAAGCCGCGCATCTTCGAACATCTGCGTGCGTTGAAGCCGGGCACGGGCGGCGAATTGCAGCTGACGGACGCGATTCAGTCGCTGCTCGCCGACGAGCAGGTGCTGGCGTACAAGTATCACGGCACGCGCTTCGATTGCGGCAGCAAGCTCGGTTATCTGAAGGCGACCGTCGAGTTCGCCTTGCGTCACCCGGAAGTGGCCGTCGATTTCGAAGAGTACCTGCTTGCGCGCTCGCCGGTGCTCGCATGCTGACCGACTGATCCGTCGTAGATACGGGCAACACGACCGCAGGTTTTGCGACAAAAGGAATGGGCATTCGTCCGACGGCCCGTAAACCTTGACGATATCGGCCAAGACTATGGTTCATTCAGCCGCGCCTTCATGGCGCTAGTGCGGCTTCGGTAATATCAAAATCGGTCGGCTCGTTGCTCGATGTCGAAGAACGATTGCCCCAAGGCAATCGGCCATCCGACCGCAAAGTTCGAACGGATGGCTGTCAATTTCAGGTGGTTTAACGTAGCGGGTGCACAGGAAGTTATGGGCGAGTTTATTCCAGAGTATCTGGTCCGCGAACAGGCAGCCGTGGGTGCGCTCGTATTGTTCGCCATTCTGCGCATTGTCTCCGCTGCCGTCGCCTTCGAAAAGGGTTGGCGCATATCCGTCGTGCAGGCTTATTGCATTGCGATTGCAGTACTTTATTGCCTACCCCAGTTATTTGAGCTGTTCGTGCACTTGTATGGAATGCGGGCTGCGGCTGCGGCCGCGGAACTCGAAGGCAAGGCAGCGGGCTCTGCGATTGCACTCTTTTTCGCGCCCATTCTGAGTCACAGGCTCGGCTACGAATAGTCACCCTTCACGTTTCAATCCATCGTAGATTCTTTGATGAGTCGCGATCAATCTGATTGTCGATCCCAACCGCGACCACGAACGCCTCGAAGCGATCAGTCAATGGCTTGAATGGCGCATCTGCGTCTGCATCCGCAGACAGCGCGTCCGCCTGAGGCACGTTCATGTTCCTCGAAATAGGCGTCGAGTCAGTTGCGCGATGAGCCAGGGTTCAGGATACAAGAGCAACGATCTGGCCATGATATGTCCGTCTGAGAGAGTGATCTGCCTGCGGTCGAAATACCTGCACCGCGATGACTCAAAGTTAATCAGACGGAGTTCCTGCGCCTAGCCGTACATACGGTTGCCTACGACGTCAAATGGTGGGTCAACCTATATGAAGGTTTAATACGGGCGGAATAGCACAGACGAAATAGCCGCGCGACGGCCTCCGTTTGCGCACTGAGGCGTCGCACTGCGAGGGGATTCAAACGAGAAACAAACGACGATACGATTTTCGCCGTTCGAAAAGCAAAGATGCCCACGCGGTTCACTTTATGTCAACGACTGGATCTGCTCCCGGATGCATTCGTCGCGATCGAAAGCCGTAAGTTCAATGCAGTCAACAGTCGGGAGCGCAACTTGACCAGCGCCAAGTTGAATCGGCAAACGGAGGATATCGAGTCGAGCATCAATCGCTATCTCGCGGCACTTGAAACTGCCCCGAGGCAAAACCGGATGACCCGAAAAATTCTTTCGCCGACATCCACGTGATCAGATCAAGGAATCAGCCAAAGCGCCGCTGCATAGATAACAAGGGATACAGCAAACGTAATCGCCGTGTAGCCCATGACACGTTGGATGCGAATGCCGGCGATCGCAACGACGGGTACAGCCCAGAAAGGTTGCAGCATGTTCGAGACGTTTTCCGCCATCGCAACGCCCATAGCCGTGCGTGGAACCGAAGCATGCAGGCTCAATGCAGCGGGAAGAACGAAAGGACCCTGAACAGCCCAGTGCCCTCCCGCACTCGGAATAAGCAGTGTGATGATAAGCGAGCTGAAGTAACTCAAGACCGGTAGTGTGACCGGCGTCGCAATTGCAACGAAAGTCTTGGCAATCGTCGACGCCAACCCGGTTCCGGTCATGATGCCCATGATGCCGCCATACATCGGATACTGAAGCAGCATCGAACCGGTCTGCCGCGCAGCGCGCCGAATCGCATCGGCATAAGCGATGGGTGTGCGCTGCAGCGCCAGCCCCACCAGCAGAAAGATCAGGATCGTGGTGTTGATGTCCAGCTCAAAGCCCTTGCTGTACCACGTCATCGCGAGATAGCCGCCGCCCAGCGCCAACACGAGCAGCATGCCGAGCATCGACCGTTCGGCGCGTGCAGCGAAGGAGGACGCCTCTGAACCCCGGGCATGCGGATCCGCCTCTGCGGCTGCAGGCTCGGGCTCAGTTGCATTGAACGCGACGACATCGTCCTGACTCGGGTGCATCCAGATGAAGATCGCCGTCATGACGACAACGACCAGTATGGTCGGAATGAAAACGAACGGCGCGAATACCGTCTGACTCAATGGAATCACTTGCCCCGTGGCTTTCTCAACAAGATTCAATGCGTTGCCGTGCGATGCCTGCGATAACGCGATCGAACTGGACAGGCCGCTATTGCAGACAGACCACGCCGAGTAGCTTCCGGCAACGAGCCATGCGAAATCCACTTTCACCCGTCTGGCAATCTCTCGCGACAGGAGTGCACCTACAACGAGGCCGAGACCCCAGTTGAGCCAGGCGGCTACCGCGACGATCGGGAAGACCAGCAGCGCCGCGCGAGTCGGCGAGTGCACTCGGGCGGCCATCGCTCGCAAGCCTCGCTGGACGAGCGGCGCATCGGCGATCGCGAAACCAGTCGCCAGAATCAGGATCATCTGCAACGCGAAGCCGAGAATAGCGAACGTGCCTCCATACCAGGAGGTCAGGATGACCGGCAGCGACGCATGCGGCGCGAACGCCACGGCCAGCAAGGCGACCACGAGGGTCAGGCCAATTGCAAGGACGAACGGGTCCGGCATGACCTGCTCGAATACGTAGACGAGTCCCGCGACGACGTTGCCACGACGCGCA belongs to Paraburkholderia aromaticivorans and includes:
- a CDS encoding mannose-1-phosphate guanylyltransferase/mannose-6-phosphate isomerase — its product is MSIFPVVLCGGSGTRLWPMSRGGQPKQFLTLAGEHSLLQTTLRRVNALGNTRPPVLVSNAEYRFQLVDQLKEIALDVSAIILEPVSRNTAAAIAAAAHFAIQDDPKALLLVLPSDHVIQNLGVFHNAVETGIALARDGRLVTFGVVPNAPHTGFGYIRKGESLADKEHEAYNVSAFVEKPDIALAAELLASGDYLWNSGIFLFGAAAYLDELKRYEPDVARLADQAYQDARPDLQFLRLGKDAFTECPSISVDYAVLERTDRAAVISVDDLGWSDIGSWSALHEIAPQDEQRNALIGDVLQDSVSNSYIRAEHRMVAAIGVSDLVIVETADAVLVAHRDCAKNVKTIVDTLNASGRRESVTHRRVTRPWGSYESIDQGERFQVKRIVVNPGAQLSLQLHHHRAEHWIVVRGTALVTNGDREDLLTENQSTYIPVGVSHRLFNPGKIPLELIEVQSGAYLGEDDIVRLEDRYGRTGTA
- a CDS encoding glycosyl hydrolase family 28-related protein, with the protein product MTNRRQAIKGALAGTILSAAAAVNGQTKPDASSVDTGMSKDTPSGTSNAQSVAFKAAAPTSIVRTVAEELNDSDINPKRFGAKGDGRTDDSVAIQSAIDLLEARGGGVVRFPAGRYRCNVILKNGVSLVSSSTMFGYLPGHISGVTLVQADHGFVVDTPSTLVRGIGISGINFEGRGANFSGGGVRFQLVKWAAIRRCTSNNFADQGFQHLAGFGVVFEDILTTNVLLNRQRDRVSGCIEAFGTDDFLNRIEANPSLIAGRGLVTPDLLLCGIVVGGANNFLSNCIGEDAERGIYIAPLRGSQHRISQCRADSNIGHGFYVDGSAIWSTCFGYNNSSAEVGTYSGFYMSPKSRSNVLTSCRSEGRKERLQKYGFEDYVSESDPDARNQYFACAGSFNQAGLFLVQNHEGSSVSGAPLTTKPPGGTRIVNVTGSGLVVLDNYMTPTEISYFSGAADGQTIRVLGNANVTIVHGSGIVTRSSKDVVLTADTIYAFTRYVDKWYMN
- a CDS encoding helix-turn-helix domain-containing protein, with the translated sequence MELVHTLPRCSRQSAVRTPTRQMTRVDIALFNGFALPKVAAIIEIFQKANAFGASQQLRRARYDVSLLSAAGGRIASSSSVFVWTESVDSRHVTNDRHLLFIAGGAGVPHACRDERLSNWLRRRHPFSEIVHPIAEGRLLLEAAKLPSRYCPLLYGDNETSDYYQARALSEAPTEVATALRIVEEDMGLEVARHVAESVAPQQDMPWDMSISRSGAPKVSEKIMESARWLEANVDRPVSIDAAAKVAAMSERNFLRRFKSEIGMTPSDYLLRARLNMSCRMLVESRLPVDKIARRCGIGSGGQLAKLFRKYLATTPTDYRMGRETSPTEQS
- the galU gene encoding UTP--glucose-1-phosphate uridylyltransferase GalU, with protein sequence MLKVTKAIFPVAGLGTRFLPATKASPKEMLPIVDKPLIQYAVEEAMAAGITEMIFVTGRSKRAIEDHFDKSYEIEAELEARGKDKLLELVRSIKPSHVDCFYVRQPEALGLGHAVMCAEKLVGDNPFAVILADDLLYGTPPVMTQMIEVFDHYHSSVIGVEEIPAQETRSYGIVDGKRWGDSIIKMSGIVEKPEPSVAPSNLGVVGRYVLKPRIFEHLRALKPGTGGELQLTDAIQSLLADEQVLAYKYHGTRFDCGSKLGYLKATVEFALRHPEVAVDFEEYLLARSPVLAC
- a CDS encoding short-chain fatty acid transporter; this translates as MLHQQFATIGTESIVRKKDINAVGSDRSARRGNVVAGLVYVFEQVMPDPFVLAIGLTLVVALLAVAFAPHASLPVILTSWYGGTFAILGFALQMILILATGFAIADAPLVQRGLRAMAARVHSPTRAALLVFPIVAVAAWLNWGLGLVVGALLSREIARRVKVDFAWLVAGSYSAWSVCNSGLSSSIALSQASHGNALNLVEKATGQVIPLSQTVFAPFVFIPTILVVVVMTAIFIWMHPSQDDVVAFNATEPEPAAAEADPHARGSEASSFAARAERSMLGMLLVLALGGGYLAMTWYSKGFELDINTTILIFLLVGLALQRTPIAYADAIRRAARQTGSMLLQYPMYGGIMGIMTGTGLASTIAKTFVAIATPVTLPVLSYFSSLIITLLIPSAGGHWAVQGPFVLPAALSLHASVPRTAMGVAMAENVSNMLQPFWAVPVVAIAGIRIQRVMGYTAITFAVSLVIYAAALWLIP
- a CDS encoding WecB/TagA/CpsF family glycosyltransferase translates to MTTKCTMFGIEIDAISMDTAAETLARWLESPRARCRYVVTPNVDHVVKLRNSPAFQVAYAGASMVLADGKPLVLASRMMGRALKETVPGSDLVPSLFHHARSMNQPMRVFLLGAGSGVAERAARIIAQRWLNVLVVGTYCPPFGFETLPSECNRILDEIAAADPDLLIVGLGAPKQELWVHEYRARISAKVAICAGATIDFIAGEKVRAPVWMRRTGLEWLHRIVSEPRRLLRRYAHDALVFPTVLLRELVNNAVARNK